From the Lolium rigidum isolate FL_2022 chromosome 2, APGP_CSIRO_Lrig_0.1, whole genome shotgun sequence genome, one window contains:
- the LOC124689957 gene encoding AAA-ATPase At3g28580-like, whose amino-acid sequence MPRPKATMPSPKGAVERYAGLGSALTSLGSALAGLMFVWSMVRPFLPRTLFKYYLGHLMRRHARWLVALLDPWLTITITDHDGGGRLGIGAVYDRAKAYLSAHCATRARSLRAELAARGTERFLLSMDHNEEIADEFQGATVWWHSVSIGGAVPRRTYRLVFHERHRDLIVESYLPHVSREGRAIMASTRRQKLFTNTFDRHNSSWSYVVFEHPSTFDTLAMDPAKKRAIMDDLDAFRNGRDYYARIGKAWKRGYLLYGPPGTGKSTMIAAMANYLDYDVYNIELTSVTTNAELQRLFVETKGKSIIVVEDIDCAADLTGKRDRKKPPPPGPDDYEEARKVTLSGLLNAIDGLWSACGGERIIIFTTNHVEKLDPALIRRGRMDKHIEMSYCCFEAFRFLARNYHGIDAHPLFDDIEALLQEAEITPADVAEHLMPKCADDDADSCLASLVKALAEKAKENATTAVINSMDVLLKDDETVLDK is encoded by the exons ATGCCGCGGCCGAAGGCGACGATGCCGTCGCCGAAGGGGGCAGTCGAGCGGTACGCCGGGCTGGGATCGGCGCTGACGAGCCTGGGGTCGGCGCTGGCGGGCCTGATGTTCGTGTGGAGCATGGTCCGCCCCTTCCTCCCGCGCACCCTCTTCAAGTACTACCTCGGCCACCTCATGCGGCGGCACGCGCGCTGGCTCGTGGCGCTCCTCGACCCCTggctcaccatcaccatcaccgacCACGACGGCGGCGGCCGCCTGGGCATCGGGGCCGTCTACGACCGGGCCAAGGCCTACCTCAGCGCCCACTGCGCCACCCGGGCGAGGTCGCTCCGGGCCGAGCTCGCCGCGCGCGGCACCGAGCGCTTCCTCCTCAGCATGGACCACAACGAGGAGATCGCCGACGAGTTCCAAGGCGCCACCGTCTGGTGGCACTCCGTCTCCATCGGAGGGGCCGTCCCCCGGCGCACGTACCGGCTCGTCTTCCACGAGCGCCACCGCGACCTCATCGTCGAGTCCTACCTCCCCCACGTCTCCCGCGAGGGCCGCGCCATCATGGCCAGCACCCGCCGCCAGAAGCTCTTCACCAACACCTTCGACCG GCACAACTCCTCCTGGAGCTACGTGGTGTTCGAGCACCCCTCCACCTTCGACACGCTGGCCATGGACCCTGCCAAGAAGCGCGCCATCATGGACGACCTCGACGCGTTCCGGAACGGCAGGGACTACTACGCGCGCATCGGCAAGGCCTGGAAGCGCGGCTACCTCCTCTACGGCCCGCCGGGGACCGGCAAGTCCACCATGATCGCCGCCATGGCCAACTACCTCGACTACGACGTCTACAACATCGAGCTCACCTCCGTCACCACCAACGCCGAGCTCCAGCGCCTCTTCGTCGAGACCAAGGGCAAGTCCATCATCGTCGTCGAGGACATCGACTGCGCCGCCGACCTCACCGGGAAGCGCGACAGgaagaagccgccgccgccgggccccgacgactacgaggaggCCAGGAAGGTCACGCTCTCCGGCCTGCTCAACGCCATCGACGGGCTCTggtcggcgtgcggcggcgagcgcatcatcatcttcaccaccaACCACGTCGAGAAGCTCGATCCGGCGCTCATCCGCCGCGGCCGCATGGACAAGCACATCGAGATGTCATACTGCTGCTTCGAGGCCTTCCGGTTTCTCGCCAGGAACTACCACGGCATCGACGCCCACCCTCTGTTCGACGACATCGAGGCGCTGCTGCAGGAGGCCGAGATCACCCCCGCCGACGTCGCCGAGCACCTGATGCCCAAGTgcgccgacgacgacgccgactccTGCCTCGCCAGTCTTGTCAAGGCGCTGGCCGAGAAGGCCAAGGAGAATGCCACGACGGCCGTGATCAACTCCATGGACGTGCTCCTCAAGGACGACGAGACTGTGCTGGACAAGTAG